The genomic segment CCGTTGTTTTGGTATCAAATCCAAGTGATTCAACTTTTAGCGGCAACACAAGGGCAAGTACACCTTGTGAGAACATTAAGAAGAATGCTCCCGCGAATGCTCTGACCATCCCCGGATGTTGGAAAAGATATCTGACACGGAAACTGTCAGCTCCTTTTGAAGGCTGTTTTCGTACATATGTAAACGATCGGAGAACAAAGAATGCAAGTATTGCCAGTAGCATCATGATGCCGCCGTTGACCGCCATAATGAAAGGTGTACTTGTTTTAGCTGCCACAATACCACCATAAGCTGGACCGATAATCGCTGCCAATCCAACGAATGCACCTGAAATTGCAACACTTTTACCTCGTTTAGATTCTTCTGCACGATTTGCCAGGAAAGTGAACGCAGCTGGTACAATTAGCCCTTCCATAAAACCATGGACAAAGCGGACACCGAGCAATGACATTGGTCCATCAACAAACGCGTAGAGGAAGAGAGAGAGTGCCGAAGCAAATAGTCCAAGTACGAGTATGAAAAAAGGTCCTCTTTTGTCAGTCATGAAACCGGAAATGACATTCCCGATAGTATTTGAAAATGAATACATACCAACTGCAAGTCCAACTAAAAATGGTGTAGCACCAAGAGATAATGCAAATGGGCTCATGACAGGCAGTTGCGAAAATAAATCAAAAAACGAGAAGAAAACGATGAGGTAAACAAAACCACGCATAATGAAGCCTCTTTTCAATTAATAGATAACATCCTACCCTATACTTTAGCATTATTTGGACCTAAGGGGAAAAGGAGAGATTGTGAACAAAACATATTCTTTAGCAATTAATGAAAGATAACGATAAGATTAATGAAATATATGAATGGGTAAAGGGGGAAACGGTGAGTGGGCTTTTTTACAAACTTATTTAAAAAACAAGATGATAGCGAAATTGTAAATGAAATTGAAAAGCGATATATTTTCGTTCAACTAGACTTGGAACATTATTCCGAACCATTTTTTGCGAGGGATTTAGTAAACATGCCCTCTCCCGATTTGAAACAACTTGAATATAGGGGCTTTCACAAATCAATTGCTGCAGGAGTGTCATTAATCCCGCATCTTAAAGCAGATACTTCTATCGAATTGTTCATTCTAACGGATTATTTCGATGTGGAGGAAATCATCAAAGCGGGTATTGCTGTGAAACATGTGCAATCTTCTGTTGATAGGATAATGATGGAAGCAATTATTTGGAAGGGTAACGGTCAGGTGGAAACAATTCCATTTTTGCTGAATCTCCGTCTTGAAGACGAGAGCTCCCGATTGGCTGCAGCATTAATCAGTGTTCAAAAAGAGATACCATTCTATTTTGGGCAGATTGTGAATGAAGTGTTCACAATAGAAAAGCAACTGCTTGTGAACATGCCCGAAGCGGTCCAAGAAGATATGCAAAACACTTTCGCAGAGCTGTATAGTGATGAACCCAGCAAATTCGGACCTTTTGTCGGCCTAGAAAGCGTATCAGATCGAGAAATGACGACTGGAGGATGGGTCATGCATTTTGATAATGAGAAGCTAAAGGAAGAGGAATCAGACTTGTCTTTGATGAAAATTAAAATTCTAAGCTCAGCTTTTGATAAAATTAGTCGTCTAGGTGTCAAAGGTCGGTTTACAGGATGGATTGCAGAAAATGTGGCAGATTCAATCGGAACGGGTTCATACGGTGAGACGACGACGCTTATTTTTACATCATCGGAACCGATGCATGGTAATGAAAAATTGCATAGTGAAATTATGAAATATATGAAGTCGTTAAAAGGGTTTATTCGCGAGGAAGGCGGCTATCCCTTAAAATACGAGGGTCTTCCTGTGCTAAGACAAAATGGCGGTGGCTATGGGTTTGTTGCCATTGATGAAGTTTTTTTTACGAAAGCGGACGAGTTATATAGAAAAATGACCAATAAAGAGATAAACTTATATTATAAATTGCTGAAATTGAATGCAACAGATTGAAAGGGGAAATACGACGATGACAATTAGAGTCGGAATTGCAGGTTACGGAAATTTGGGACGCGGTGTTGAGTCTGCAATCAATCAGAATAAAGATATGGAACTGGTTGGTGTGTTTACAAGGAGAAATCCGGAAGATGTGAAATTACTGAATGGCAATGTATCCGTACATATGATGGATGACATCCATAAATTTACTGATGCAATCGATGTACTCATCCTT from the Sporosarcina psychrophila genome contains:
- a CDS encoding MFS transporter, whose product is MRGFVYLIVFFSFFDLFSQLPVMSPFALSLGATPFLVGLAVGMYSFSNTIGNVISGFMTDKRGPFFILVLGLFASALSLFLYAFVDGPMSLLGVRFVHGFMEGLIVPAAFTFLANRAEESKRGKSVAISGAFVGLAAIIGPAYGGIVAAKTSTPFIMAVNGGIMMLLAILAFFVLRSFTYVRKQPSKGADSFRVRYLFQHPGMVRAFAGAFFLMFSQGVLALVLPLKVESLGFDTKTTGLLLSTFGVVAILIFLLPINRVFDRVRPVVTLAFGITLMGLSMLFLSQVEELNYLYIAMCIYGAGFAFLFPSINSLLIDSSSPEFRGKAYGYFYAFFSIGVVAGSSLIGFLDLEYRGAFMLTGFILLAVALYALIGLKKKGSIDKSSHVL